From one Rhizobium rosettiformans genomic stretch:
- the hemB gene encoding porphobilinogen synthase: protein MTDKTHQVDDVTGHRRMRRLRKSDWQRRMVLENRLTVDDLIWPIFVVPGSGIMEPIAAMPGVFRMSADKAVEAAREAADLGIPALATFPNVEMELRDQTGSEVLKSNNLLNQVTAAIKKAVPNIGVITDVALDPFTSHGHDGILRDGEIVNDETVDQLVRAAIAQADAGSDIIAPSDMMDGRIGAIRRGLDAAGHQSVGIMSYATKFASCYYGPYREAISTSGLLKGDKKTYYIDPANGTEAVRDAALDVEEGADMLMVKPGLPYLDICWRLKESFGLPVFAYQVSGEYSQIKAAAANGWIDGERAMLETLLCFKRAGCDGILTYFAPEVARLLAKQG, encoded by the coding sequence ATGACGGACAAGACACATCAGGTAGACGACGTCACCGGCCACCGGCGCATGCGCCGTCTGCGCAAGTCCGACTGGCAGCGCCGCATGGTTCTGGAAAACCGGTTGACCGTCGATGATCTGATCTGGCCGATCTTCGTCGTGCCGGGCTCCGGCATCATGGAGCCGATCGCGGCGATGCCCGGCGTTTTCAGGATGAGCGCCGACAAGGCGGTCGAGGCAGCCAGGGAAGCGGCCGACCTCGGCATTCCGGCACTCGCGACTTTCCCGAATGTGGAAATGGAGCTGCGCGACCAGACAGGCTCGGAAGTGTTGAAGAGCAACAATCTCCTCAATCAGGTGACCGCTGCAATCAAGAAGGCGGTTCCCAATATCGGCGTGATTACCGATGTGGCACTCGATCCCTTCACCAGCCACGGCCATGACGGCATTCTGCGGGATGGCGAGATCGTCAATGATGAGACGGTCGACCAGCTGGTGCGCGCCGCTATCGCCCAGGCCGATGCCGGGTCCGACATCATCGCGCCCTCCGACATGATGGACGGACGTATCGGCGCGATCCGCCGGGGGCTGGATGCTGCCGGTCATCAGAGCGTCGGCATCATGTCCTATGCCACCAAGTTTGCGTCCTGCTACTACGGCCCTTACCGCGAGGCGATCTCGACCAGCGGGCTTTTGAAGGGTGACAAGAAGACCTATTATATCGACCCGGCGAACGGCACCGAAGCGGTGCGCGATGCAGCGCTCGATGTCGAGGAAGGCGCCGACATGCTGATGGTCAAGCCTGGCCTTCCCTATCTCGACATCTGCTGGCGCCTCAAGGAGAGCTTCGGCCTTCCGGTCTTCGCCTATCAGGTCTCCGGCGAATACAGCCAGATCAAGGCTGCGGCGGCAAATGGCTGGATCGACGGCGAGCGCGCCATGCTCGAAACCTTGCTCTGCTTCAAGCGCGCCGGCTGCGACGGGATCCTCACCTATTTCGCGCCCGAGGTTGCACGCCTGCTGGCGAAACAGGGCTGA
- a CDS encoding DUF6163 family protein, which translates to MEADSSQTPIRSLTETIFVLFLRVVALSCLWFGLQYWALLVGYSQNGLGRFDLLSAPWRVAATGLAVVFPVAALGLWVAGSWGPVMWLLAAGGQMLMFTVWPEIFGRNTLAVTMHSVVFVVFVVFRLALWLEGRHKQERITVDLP; encoded by the coding sequence ATGGAAGCTGATTCGTCGCAGACACCCATTCGCAGTCTCACCGAGACCATCTTCGTGCTCTTTCTGCGCGTCGTGGCGCTGTCCTGCCTGTGGTTCGGTCTGCAGTACTGGGCGCTCCTTGTCGGCTACAGCCAGAACGGGCTGGGGCGTTTCGATCTCCTGTCCGCGCCCTGGCGCGTAGCGGCCACAGGGCTTGCGGTCGTGTTTCCGGTCGCGGCCCTCGGCCTTTGGGTCGCGGGCTCCTGGGGCCCGGTCATGTGGCTGCTCGCGGCGGGTGGACAGATGCTGATGTTCACCGTGTGGCCGGAGATCTTCGGCCGCAACACGCTCGCCGTCACCATGCATTCGGTGGTCTTCGTCGTCTTTGTTGTTTTCCGCCTGGCGTTGTGGCTCGAAGGGAGACACAAGCAGGAGCGTATAACGGTTGATTTACCCTGA
- a CDS encoding arginyltransferase: MNTQTSPSPQFYLTAPAPCPYLSGEMERKVFTHLVGQRATEMNDLLTQGGFRRSQNIAYRPACESCRACVSVRVLVNEFELSRGFRRVEATNADLVSTVFPAQPSTEQFSLFRHYLDHRHQNGGMSDMSALDYAIMVEDSHVQTRVIEYRLRVPGDGISVQPRGELIAVALSDLMSDGLSMVYSFYNPEMEKRSLGTMMVLDHIRRAKALGLPHVYLGYWVQGSKKMGYKTRFQPQEHLMNQGWTRFPLDSEG; this comes from the coding sequence ATGAACACGCAGACCAGCCCCTCCCCGCAATTCTATCTGACGGCGCCTGCGCCGTGCCCGTATCTTTCGGGAGAGATGGAGCGGAAGGTGTTCACCCACCTGGTTGGGCAGCGTGCGACCGAGATGAACGATCTACTGACACAAGGGGGCTTTCGTCGCTCGCAGAACATCGCCTATCGGCCGGCCTGCGAATCCTGCCGCGCCTGCGTTTCGGTCCGGGTGCTGGTCAACGAGTTCGAACTGAGCCGCGGTTTCAGGCGCGTCGAGGCCACCAATGCGGATCTCGTCTCCACCGTCTTTCCAGCCCAGCCTTCAACCGAGCAGTTCTCTCTCTTCCGCCATTATCTCGATCATCGGCATCAGAACGGTGGCATGTCGGACATGTCGGCGCTCGACTATGCGATCATGGTCGAGGACAGCCATGTGCAGACGCGGGTCATCGAATACCGCCTGCGCGTCCCCGGCGACGGAATTTCGGTCCAGCCGCGCGGCGAACTGATCGCAGTTGCGCTGTCCGACCTGATGAGCGACGGACTGTCCATGGTCTATTCGTTCTACAATCCGGAAATGGAAAAGCGGTCACTCGGTACAATGATGGTGCTCGATCACATTCGCCGGGCCAAAGCGCTCGGTCTGCCGCATGTCTATCTCGGCTACTGGGTGCAGGGCTCGAAGAAGATGGGCTACAAGACGCGCTTCCAGCCGCAGGAACACCTGATGAACCAGGGCTGGACACGTTTTCCCCTCGATTCCGAGGGCTGA
- the glyA gene encoding serine hydroxymethyltransferase yields MSNNDAFFSRSLADTDPEIFGAIEKELGRQRHEIELIASENIVSRAVLEAQGSIMTNKYAEGYPGKRYYGGCQFVDIAEELAIERAKKLFGVNFANVQPNSGSQMNQAVFLALLQPGDTFMGLDLNSGGHLTHGSPVNMSGKWFNVVSYGVREDDHQLDMEDVAKKAEQHKPKLIIAGGTAYSRTWDWKRFREIADSVGAYLMVDMAHIAGLVAGGQHPSPFPHCHVATSTTHKSLRGPRGGMILTNDEALAKKFNSAVFPGLQGGPLMHVIAAKAVAFGEALQPEFKDYAAQVVKNAKVLADTLIKHNLDIVSGGTDNHLMLVDLRKKNATGKRAEAGLGRAYITCNKNGIPFDPEKPFVTSGIRLGTPAGTTRGFKEAEFTEIGNLIVEVLDGLKVANSDEGNAAVEGAVREKVVALTDRFPMYPYM; encoded by the coding sequence ATGTCGAACAACGATGCCTTCTTTTCTCGTTCTCTCGCCGATACCGACCCGGAGATTTTCGGTGCGATCGAGAAGGAACTCGGTCGTCAACGTCACGAGATCGAGTTGATCGCCTCTGAGAACATCGTCTCCCGCGCCGTGCTCGAAGCCCAGGGCTCGATCATGACGAACAAGTATGCCGAGGGATATCCGGGCAAGCGCTATTACGGCGGCTGCCAGTTCGTCGATATCGCGGAAGAACTCGCGATCGAACGCGCCAAGAAGCTCTTCGGCGTCAACTTCGCCAACGTTCAGCCGAATTCCGGTAGCCAGATGAACCAGGCCGTGTTCCTCGCGCTGCTGCAGCCCGGCGACACCTTCATGGGTCTCGACCTGAACTCGGGCGGTCACCTGACCCATGGTTCGCCGGTCAACATGTCCGGCAAGTGGTTCAACGTCGTTTCCTACGGTGTTCGTGAAGACGACCACCAGCTCGACATGGAAGACGTGGCCAAGAAGGCCGAGCAGCACAAGCCGAAGCTGATCATCGCCGGCGGCACCGCCTATTCCCGCACCTGGGACTGGAAGCGCTTCCGCGAAATCGCAGACTCGGTCGGCGCCTACCTCATGGTCGACATGGCCCACATCGCCGGTCTCGTTGCCGGTGGCCAGCATCCGTCGCCGTTCCCGCACTGCCATGTTGCGACCTCGACGACCCACAAGTCGCTCCGTGGTCCGCGCGGTGGCATGATCCTCACCAATGATGAGGCGCTGGCCAAGAAGTTCAACTCGGCCGTCTTCCCGGGTCTCCAGGGTGGGCCGCTGATGCATGTGATCGCCGCCAAGGCAGTTGCATTCGGCGAAGCCTTGCAGCCGGAGTTCAAGGATTATGCGGCCCAGGTCGTCAAGAACGCCAAGGTTCTGGCCGACACGCTGATCAAGCACAACCTCGACATCGTCTCCGGCGGCACGGACAACCATCTGATGCTGGTTGACCTGCGCAAGAAGAATGCGACCGGCAAGCGTGCGGAAGCAGGCCTCGGCCGCGCTTACATCACCTGCAACAAGAACGGCATTCCCTTCGACCCGGAAAAGCCTTTCGTCACCTCGGGTATCCGTCTCGGCACACCGGCCGGCACGACCCGCGGCTTCAAGGAAGCGGAATTCACCGAAATCGGCAACCTGATCGTCGAAGTGCTCGATGGTCTGAAGGTCGCCAACTCGGATGAAGGCAATGCCGCCGTCGAAGGTGCCGTTCGCGAGAAGGTCGTGGCTCTCACCGACCGTTTCCCGATGTACCCCTACATGTAA
- the ldtR gene encoding transcriptional regulator LdtR, with translation MNTKLKPQPATLDPQEEAIRSLYLESLHLVERLHRRLLDVIKDEFDRKGRSDINAVQALLLFNIGNSELTAGELRSRGYYLGSNVSYNVKKLVDLGFINHARSRVDRRSVRISLTEAGQEIAETVAKLYERHIGSIQKVGGIGTDEFTQMNKLLQRLDRFWNDSIMYRL, from the coding sequence ATGAACACCAAGCTCAAGCCACAGCCGGCCACTCTCGACCCGCAGGAAGAAGCGATCCGTTCGCTCTACCTCGAATCCCTCCACCTCGTCGAGCGTCTTCACCGTCGCCTTCTCGACGTCATCAAGGACGAGTTCGACCGCAAGGGTCGCTCCGACATCAATGCCGTCCAGGCACTTCTGCTCTTCAACATCGGCAATTCGGAACTGACCGCCGGTGAACTGCGCTCGCGCGGTTACTACCTGGGCTCGAACGTCTCCTACAACGTCAAGAAGCTCGTCGATCTCGGCTTCATCAACCACGCCCGCTCGCGCGTAGACCGTCGCTCGGTCCGCATCAGCCTGACCGAAGCCGGCCAGGAAATCGCCGAGACTGTTGCCAAGCTTTACGAGCGCCACATCGGCTCGATCCAGAAGGTCGGCGGCATCGGCACCGACGAGTTCACCCAGATGAACAAGCTTCTGCAGCGCCTCGACCGCTTCTGGAACGACTCGATCATGTACCGCCTCTGA
- a CDS encoding L,D-transpeptidase family protein, whose amino-acid sequence MSKTSGIVALSRRSLLRGAAAAGAAAFTGQAMAQDTVNDLINAPRRGNWDDQFDAQASRSVAAVTSNTPMLSASNLVNMQQAIGQHQMIVSNGGWPTINAPSALRIGATDPSVQSLRQRLMISGDLSREAGMSNSYDSYVEGAVKRFQARHGLPEDGVLGEFTVKALNVGADVRLNQLNTNLVRLQSMSGDLGRRYVTVNVPGASVEAVENDRVALRNTAVVGRIDRPTHMINSKIYQVILNPYWTAPRSIIEKDIVPLMRKDPTYLTRNAIRLFDNSGREVAPETVDWNAAKAPNLMFRQDPGKINAMASTKIDFHNPHNEYMHDTPQQGLFNKLMRFESSGCIRVQNVRDLVTWLLRDTPGWSRQEIERVITTRQNNPIKLAEEVPVYIVYISAWSTRDNIVQFRDDIYQKDGDAQLALQANIGVEQFAGSVEEDFVPLQ is encoded by the coding sequence ATGTCCAAGACGTCTGGAATTGTTGCTCTCTCGCGCCGCTCCCTGCTGCGTGGTGCCGCCGCTGCCGGTGCTGCGGCATTCACCGGACAGGCCATGGCTCAGGATACGGTCAATGACTTGATCAATGCACCGCGTCGCGGCAACTGGGATGACCAGTTTGACGCCCAGGCATCGCGTTCTGTTGCCGCCGTCACGTCGAACACGCCGATGCTGAGCGCGAGCAACCTCGTCAACATGCAGCAGGCGATCGGCCAGCACCAGATGATCGTCTCGAATGGCGGCTGGCCTACGATTAACGCACCGTCGGCCTTGCGCATCGGCGCCACGGACCCCTCCGTGCAGAGCCTGCGCCAACGCCTGATGATCTCGGGCGACCTGTCGCGTGAAGCCGGTATGTCCAACTCCTACGATTCCTACGTAGAGGGCGCGGTCAAGCGGTTCCAGGCTCGTCACGGTCTGCCGGAGGACGGTGTGCTCGGCGAATTCACCGTCAAGGCGCTGAATGTCGGCGCCGATGTCCGCCTGAACCAGCTCAATACCAATCTCGTTCGCCTGCAGTCGATGTCCGGCGATCTCGGCCGTCGTTACGTGACTGTCAACGTTCCCGGCGCCTCCGTCGAAGCCGTCGAGAACGACCGCGTCGCGCTGCGCAACACCGCCGTCGTCGGCCGTATCGACCGCCCGACCCACATGATCAACTCGAAGATCTATCAGGTCATTCTGAACCCTTACTGGACGGCGCCTCGCTCGATCATCGAGAAGGACATCGTGCCGTTGATGCGCAAGGATCCGACCTATCTGACGCGCAACGCCATCCGCCTGTTCGATAACAGCGGCCGGGAAGTTGCGCCGGAAACGGTCGATTGGAATGCGGCCAAGGCGCCGAACCTGATGTTCCGTCAGGATCCCGGCAAGATCAACGCTATGGCATCGACCAAGATCGACTTCCACAATCCGCACAACGAGTACATGCACGACACGCCCCAGCAGGGCCTTTTCAACAAGCTCATGCGGTTTGAATCCTCGGGCTGCATCCGCGTGCAGAACGTGCGTGACCTCGTCACATGGCTGCTGCGCGACACGCCCGGCTGGTCACGCCAGGAAATCGAGCGCGTCATCACGACCCGCCAGAACAACCCGATCAAACTGGCCGAAGAAGTGCCGGTTTACATCGTCTACATCAGTGCCTGGTCGACCCGTGACAACATCGTCCAGTTCCGTGACGACATCTACCAGAAGGACGGCGATGCCCAGTTGGCGCTGCAGGCCAATATCGGCGTCGAGCAGTTTGCAGGCTCCGTGGAAGAAGACTTCGTTCCGCTGCAATAA
- a CDS encoding RDD family protein: MSLDSNSSYAAPEDWRAYSGVLSRRVFAFLVDYLFIGLLWIPAAVVVFFLGILTLGLGWLLYPILFFVVAGLYFGMSLAGSSQSTPGMRMMGIAMVRLDGRKIDFVTAIAHLALFWILNSVLTPLVLLAGLFIERSRLVHDLLLGTAAVRTY; encoded by the coding sequence ATGAGCCTCGACAGCAATTCGTCCTATGCCGCCCCCGAAGACTGGCGCGCCTATAGCGGCGTGCTCTCGCGGCGCGTCTTTGCCTTTCTCGTCGACTACCTGTTCATCGGCCTCCTCTGGATTCCGGCCGCCGTCGTGGTCTTCTTTCTCGGTATCCTGACGCTCGGTCTCGGCTGGCTTCTCTATCCGATCCTGTTCTTCGTCGTGGCCGGTCTCTATTTCGGCATGTCGCTCGCAGGTTCGTCCCAGTCCACACCGGGCATGCGAATGATGGGGATTGCCATGGTCCGCCTTGATGGCCGCAAGATCGACTTCGTCACGGCGATCGCCCACCTCGCGCTGTTCTGGATCCTCAACTCCGTGCTGACGCCGCTCGTGCTCCTCGCCGGCCTGTTCATCGAGCGTTCGCGCCTGGTGCATGACCTGCTGCTCGGCACAGCTGCGGTACGAACCTACTGA
- the ribD gene encoding bifunctional diaminohydroxyphosphoribosylaminopyrimidine deaminase/5-amino-6-(5-phosphoribosylamino)uracil reductase RibD — protein sequence MSITARDERHMREAIELSLKHVGRTGPNPSVGCVIVKDGEVVGRGVTALGGRPHAEPQALAEAGEKARGATAYVTLEPCSHHGKTPPCANAIVAAGIARVVVAVADPDPRVSGRGLKILADADIEVTIGILQKEARRAMAGYLTRQTKGRPQVTLKLAVSSDGMMGRVGAGQVAITGAEAREAVHRLRAQSDAILVGIGTAIADDPELTVRLPGLESASPLRIVLDRKAELPVTSKLTRTAQDVPVLVAVAPGAVGNRAMLASMGVEVLEVPGVEELLSSLAQRGVSSLMVEGGARVATDMLARGIVDRIELYDSPVTIGEGGIPSPISAGRLPAGFVKIDERQVGSDRLQIFERLPASAWV from the coding sequence GTGTCCATCACCGCCCGCGACGAACGGCATATGCGGGAGGCAATTGAGCTCTCCCTGAAGCATGTCGGTCGCACCGGCCCCAATCCTTCCGTCGGGTGCGTGATCGTCAAGGATGGCGAAGTCGTCGGTCGTGGTGTCACCGCGCTCGGTGGGCGCCCGCATGCCGAACCGCAGGCGCTTGCTGAAGCGGGCGAGAAGGCGAGGGGGGCGACCGCCTATGTCACGCTCGAACCCTGCTCGCATCATGGCAAGACCCCGCCATGCGCGAATGCCATCGTCGCGGCCGGCATTGCCCGTGTGGTCGTCGCGGTGGCTGATCCCGATCCACGCGTCTCCGGGCGTGGCCTCAAGATCCTCGCGGATGCCGATATCGAGGTGACCATCGGCATCCTGCAGAAGGAAGCCCGCCGGGCCATGGCGGGTTATCTCACCCGGCAGACGAAAGGACGTCCGCAAGTGACTCTGAAACTTGCCGTTTCGTCCGATGGAATGATGGGCCGCGTTGGCGCAGGCCAGGTGGCGATCACGGGCGCCGAAGCACGCGAAGCCGTGCATCGTTTGCGGGCGCAGAGCGACGCAATCCTCGTCGGAATCGGCACAGCAATTGCCGATGATCCGGAACTGACGGTCCGATTGCCCGGCCTCGAAAGCGCTTCCCCGTTGAGGATCGTGCTCGATCGCAAGGCGGAGCTGCCGGTGACATCCAAGCTGACGAGAACGGCGCAGGATGTGCCCGTTCTCGTGGCCGTGGCACCTGGCGCGGTCGGCAATCGTGCCATGCTGGCCAGCATGGGTGTCGAGGTGCTGGAGGTCCCGGGCGTCGAGGAACTGCTCAGCTCGCTCGCGCAGCGCGGTGTGTCGTCACTGATGGTGGAAGGTGGCGCGCGTGTCGCGACCGACATGCTGGCGCGCGGAATAGTCGACCGGATTGAACTCTATGACTCTCCGGTGACGATCGGGGAAGGCGGTATTCCTTCACCGATTTCAGCCGGCCGCCTGCCTGCCGGTTTCGTCAAGATTGACGAGAGACAGGTCGGGAGCGACCGGCTGCAGATTTTTGAGAGACTGCCTGCGTCTGCCTGGGTTTAA
- the nrdR gene encoding transcriptional regulator NrdR, with the protein MRCPFCGSDETQVKDSRPAEDNTSIRRRRICPDCGGRFTTFERVQLRELMVLKKTGRKAPFARDKLVRSFQIALRKRPVDADRIERAVSGIVRRLESSGETEISSEEIGLQVLEALKTLDDVAFVRYASVYRDFSHAEDFENVIAEINAKISRDSTAD; encoded by the coding sequence ATGCGCTGCCCCTTCTGCGGATCGGATGAAACCCAGGTCAAGGACTCGCGACCGGCGGAGGATAACACCTCCATCCGCCGGCGACGCATCTGTCCGGATTGCGGGGGGCGCTTCACCACCTTCGAACGGGTGCAGCTGCGCGAGCTGATGGTCTTGAAAAAGACCGGCCGCAAGGCACCCTTCGCGCGCGACAAGCTGGTGCGGTCCTTCCAGATCGCACTGCGCAAGCGCCCTGTTGATGCGGACCGCATTGAGCGCGCCGTTTCCGGCATCGTGCGCCGTCTCGAAAGCTCCGGCGAGACCGAGATCTCCTCGGAAGAAATCGGTCTGCAGGTGCTCGAAGCTCTGAAGACCCTCGATGACGTGGCCTTCGTGCGCTACGCCTCGGTCTATCGCGACTTCAGCCATGCCGAGGATTTCGAGAACGTCATTGCCGAGATCAATGCCAAGATCTCCAGAGACAGCACGGCGGATTGA
- a CDS encoding putative bifunctional diguanylate cyclase/phosphodiesterase, producing MSHAALNDLEVTGKTCPSQAPVSTLRRLYETHTGPARVTSARQGLWVAVFVYMLFAISDLVLIPDVAQTTILARLIVGVASLVVLEVCCWGKARAGVIETISAASIVAGYVVWLLPALQTTAVESIRLYMIFGTIFMMGANLFFIFPFVLSVVTSIAVLGILLGSMLAMFPGDLVYSINFGLFYISCFIFTSYVNWKLNGERYNVFLNALEAAHQHRESEKRGVALERLSNTDYLTGVENRRAVDKRLRDYWNDWQSEGKAFAAILVDVDFFKKYNDFYGHQAGDRCLILVASVLNDTLKPLNASVGRYGGEEFIVLSRVTGRDQVMALCEIIRSAVEGLHLVHDQRRDGQAVVTVSVGASYTRPQSGPKLERIINEADRALYSAKANGRNCIRLFNPNDPLTSDDNENIAATLRMAVKNDLVHLVYQPIQNLRTGRVEAVESLMRMKMVDGTPLSPAQFIPVAERTGAILDLGLWAIRRACTEVLATGIAPMASVNVSAIQLKSRGFALAVSTILEETGVSGSQLAFEITEGIDMEGQSDVIRCITDLQALGIRIWLDDFGTGFAGLSWLRLFPFDTVKIDRSFLQDARRPAGRAMLEDIIRLIRNRGLKILIEGLETADHVELMHELGIELGQGYYLGRPVPIDEVRIKSFPRLASVSGL from the coding sequence ATGTCGCACGCTGCCCTCAATGATCTTGAAGTGACGGGCAAAACCTGCCCGAGCCAAGCGCCGGTCTCGACCTTACGTAGGCTGTATGAGACCCATACTGGTCCAGCCCGTGTGACCAGCGCTCGACAGGGTCTGTGGGTAGCCGTCTTCGTCTACATGCTGTTTGCCATTAGCGACCTGGTCCTCATCCCAGATGTGGCTCAGACCACGATACTTGCACGCCTGATCGTCGGCGTTGCATCACTTGTCGTTCTGGAAGTTTGCTGCTGGGGAAAAGCAAGGGCCGGCGTAATCGAGACTATTTCGGCAGCATCCATCGTGGCGGGCTATGTCGTTTGGCTGCTGCCTGCACTCCAGACCACGGCCGTCGAAAGCATCCGCCTATACATGATCTTCGGCACCATTTTCATGATGGGGGCCAACCTCTTCTTCATCTTTCCCTTCGTGCTATCAGTCGTGACCTCTATCGCGGTGTTGGGCATCCTACTTGGCAGTATGCTCGCCATGTTCCCCGGCGATCTGGTTTACTCGATCAATTTCGGGCTCTTTTACATTTCGTGCTTCATTTTCACCTCCTACGTGAACTGGAAGCTGAACGGCGAGCGATACAACGTATTCCTCAATGCGCTCGAGGCGGCGCACCAACATCGGGAATCGGAGAAACGTGGGGTCGCGTTGGAACGCCTGTCTAACACTGACTATCTGACGGGCGTCGAAAACCGCCGCGCTGTGGACAAGCGGCTTCGCGACTACTGGAACGACTGGCAGAGCGAAGGAAAGGCCTTTGCGGCAATCCTCGTCGATGTCGACTTCTTCAAGAAATACAATGATTTTTACGGCCATCAGGCCGGCGACCGCTGCCTGATCCTGGTCGCGAGCGTGCTGAACGACACGCTGAAGCCGCTCAATGCATCGGTCGGCCGCTATGGTGGCGAAGAGTTCATCGTGCTGTCGCGCGTCACGGGCCGAGATCAGGTTATGGCACTCTGCGAGATCATCCGCAGCGCCGTCGAGGGTCTGCATCTCGTCCATGACCAGCGGCGCGATGGCCAGGCGGTGGTGACCGTCAGTGTCGGCGCCTCCTATACGCGTCCGCAGAGCGGCCCCAAGCTCGAGCGCATCATCAACGAGGCGGATCGGGCGCTCTATTCGGCCAAGGCGAATGGTCGAAACTGCATCCGGCTGTTCAACCCGAACGATCCGCTGACCAGCGACGACAACGAGAATATCGCAGCGACGCTCCGGATGGCGGTCAAGAACGACCTCGTGCATCTGGTCTACCAGCCAATCCAGAACCTGCGCACCGGCCGCGTCGAAGCGGTCGAGTCGCTGATGCGTATGAAGATGGTCGACGGCACGCCGCTGTCGCCGGCCCAGTTCATCCCCGTCGCCGAACGCACGGGTGCGATCCTCGATCTCGGCCTCTGGGCGATCCGCCGAGCCTGCACCGAAGTGCTGGCAACCGGCATAGCGCCGATGGCGAGCGTCAATGTCTCGGCCATTCAGCTCAAGTCGCGCGGCTTTGCGCTGGCTGTCTCGACGATCCTCGAAGAGACGGGCGTTTCCGGTTCGCAGCTCGCCTTCGAGATCACCGAGGGCATCGACATGGAAGGGCAGTCGGATGTCATCCGCTGCATCACCGATCTGCAGGCGCTCGGGATCCGCATCTGGCTCGACGACTTCGGCACGGGCTTTGCCGGCCTCTCCTGGCTGCGCCTCTTCCCCTTCGACACCGTCAAGATCGACCGATCCTTCCTGCAGGACGCCCGCCGTCCGGCAGGGCGCGCCATGCTCGAAGACATCATTCGCCTCATCCGCAATCGCGGCCTGAAGATCCTGATCGAGGGCCTGGAGACGGCCGACCATGTGGAACTGATGCACGAACTCGGGATCGAGCTCGGCCAGGGCTATTATCTCGGCCGCCCTGTGCCAATCGACGAAGTACGCATCAAGTCCTTCCCCCGACTGGCGAGCGTGTCCGGTCTTTAA
- a CDS encoding class I SAM-dependent methyltransferase: MSQTRFTLDGESLITPEAIAAHVVAPGTEWKDEEFRTARTALGLTLGIALQQFEQGSEPRQIIHRTAGSLHDIRLRYSPSVWQQLIPIAQEHPVARYFLEDPFTRWSFEKPRGYSGDAQLLDFIYGHPSVADRIAGASPLGKALYNYTKDASSSVAVRERRDLLTQHVDEIASSRGSGAEILTIAAGHLREACRSVALKEGRLKRWVALDQDPMSIGSISRDFGNTCIEAVDGSVRGILGGRHDLGTFDFVYAAGLYDYLNDKVSIKLTQRCLSMLKPNGVFLFANFATDIMVDGYMETFMNWALLLRSEPDMWRIINGSVGDSPVEGTVRFGQNKNIVYGIIRKLS, encoded by the coding sequence ATGAGTCAAACTAGATTTACACTCGACGGTGAGAGCTTGATTACTCCGGAAGCGATCGCCGCCCATGTGGTCGCGCCGGGTACGGAATGGAAGGATGAGGAGTTCAGGACAGCGCGCACGGCACTGGGCCTCACACTCGGAATCGCGCTGCAGCAGTTCGAGCAGGGAAGTGAACCGCGACAAATCATCCATCGAACTGCAGGTTCTCTACATGACATCCGCCTGCGCTATTCTCCGAGTGTGTGGCAGCAGCTAATCCCGATCGCCCAAGAGCATCCGGTTGCTCGATACTTCCTCGAAGATCCGTTCACTCGCTGGTCCTTCGAAAAGCCACGCGGTTACTCCGGGGATGCGCAGTTGCTCGATTTCATCTACGGTCATCCGAGTGTTGCTGACAGAATTGCCGGGGCCTCGCCTTTGGGTAAGGCTCTCTACAATTACACAAAGGACGCGTCGTCATCAGTAGCGGTCCGCGAGCGTCGCGATCTGCTCACCCAACATGTTGATGAGATTGCTTCTTCGCGCGGCAGCGGAGCGGAAATATTGACGATCGCTGCTGGCCACTTACGGGAAGCGTGCAGGTCGGTTGCGTTGAAGGAAGGCCGGCTGAAGCGATGGGTTGCACTCGATCAGGACCCGATGAGCATCGGCTCAATCAGCCGTGACTTCGGTAATACCTGCATTGAAGCTGTCGATGGATCCGTACGAGGCATTCTCGGCGGGCGGCACGACCTCGGTACGTTTGACTTCGTCTATGCGGCAGGGCTTTACGACTACTTGAACGACAAGGTATCGATCAAGCTAACGCAGCGTTGCTTGAGCATGCTGAAACCTAACGGAGTCTTCCTGTTCGCCAACTTTGCCACGGACATCATGGTGGATGGCTACATGGAAACCTTCATGAATTGGGCCCTTCTGTTGCGATCAGAACCGGATATGTGGCGCATCATCAACGGTAGCGTGGGTGACTCGCCAGTAGAAGGCACTGTCCGCTTCGGCCAGAACAAGAACATCGTCTACGGCATCATCCGTAAACTGTCCTGA